The nucleotide window TATTTTGCAGCAGCAATGTTTTCCTCGAGAGAAATACCACCATTCCCACCAAGATCTCCACAAGCTACGGATACTGAACACAGAATGCGAGAAGTATACAAGGTAGAGTAGTTGTAGCAAAGGTCCATTATCAATAGTGGATTTACCAGCAGGCTAAGTAGGCTTGAGCCTAGAGCGGCAGATTTGTGTGGTGGCaaattttggaaatatttttttttatttaacaaagattTATAGCTACTTATacagaatgaaaaaaaattgtgcgATTGAATTCTGATGTCTTGTAGAAACAAGTCTTCAAGATGTCTTATCGCAGcttttaaacataaacatataaacattttttgtgcaatgtgctaaaaatatatatataggatatacCTGAAAAATGTGTAAATCCACCACTTTCCATCTTTTTTCAGTATTTCTTTTGCTAGTTATTATTGTCATAATCGATCACGATGAACATAAATACAGTGTCTGATACCAACTGGGGAGGGTCATTTGTATTGCCTATTTCATTCCAAGAAAacgtaaagataaacaaaccttagatttatgtatttcatattatttatttgcgaaTAGCTCTGCTGTGTTATGCACTACAAATAgtactttataatacaaaactattccatttaactactcatatctactttaattttacttcgaaTTTTTTAACAGTACCTTTGCCAACATTTAAAACACAATTGTTTTGCAAATCCATAATGCATagcatagattattcaagaactCAACCAATGACATTGTGTcgattcaatgtcaaagttgtttatttgtctttacaccTTTCATTTGGTTAAtctatttagatttaaaatatatacaatagaatctaataatacatatttggtATTTATGTGATTTGTAAAAGGTTGTAGATAATAATCTCTCTAAAAAAGATTTCTTATGAATGAAATCATATAAGGATTTCATTTCATCTACAGTAGTTctcgttttataatttatactttaactTGATGGATAAGTATgtaaatttttgataaatagGTGAGTGGGAAGCTGAACGTGGATGGCGTTGAATATAGGTCTCACATAGATGACCTTCAACAACTCGGCGAATTGGGCAGTGGGACCTGTGGTCATGTGGTTAAGATGTTGCACAGGTCTTCGGGAGCTGTAATTGCTgttaaggtaataataataataataataatacatattaataaatattgtacaaaattgTTCTTAGAAAAGATAGTTTATGATtgagtttaaatacaaattaaataatttataatttgtttcatacaaactattataaaaaaaatgtacttgtgTTTTAAATTCACCTTAATAGTAACACATTCTtagattttaagttttttttttaaatgggttAATTTTGTGTTTCAGCAAATGCGTCGTTCCGGCAATTCAGAGGAAACGAAACGTATTCTAATGGATTTGGACGTGGTGGTCAGATCACACGACTGTCCTTACATAGTTCGGTGTCTCGGTTGCTTCGTGACCGACGCAGATGTATGGATATGTATGGAGTTGATGGCGTCTTGCTTTGACAAGTTGTTGAAGAGGCTTGGAGCGCCTATACCTGAAGCAATACTCGGAAAAGTCACCGTGGCGGTATGTAATTTagcttgaaatattaaataactttaaattaaattaatttcaagacACGGCTAGccgtttagtattttattatttctgccTATgcgaaatttaaaaacatttctatattttcaattactttttaaatctatatttacagaaaaaaaaatgtataagggATAATATAACTGAGATGTTCAAATTTCTAGAATATGTGACTCTTAACAGCAGATTGCGAGTTCAAgtcagggcaagcaccactcatgtcttgtgcttaatttgtgtttataaaaaatcacgTGCTGGGCgatgtagtaaaaaaaaatacaatttaaacataTTGATTCTCAATGCAGAGAGACTGCAGAGTCGTAGTTatcagtaataaatatatcacgTTATGAATATTTCAGACGGTAAACGCGCTATCGTACCTGAAGGACACGCACGGCGTGATCCACCGCGACGTGAAGCCGAGCAACATCCTGCTGGACGAGCGCGGGAACGTCAAGCTGTGCGACTTCGGTATCAGCGGCCGCCTCGTGGACTCCAAGGCGAAGACGCGCAGTGCGGGCTGCGCGGCCTACATGGCTGTCAGTTGATAAGTCATACACGCTATACTGCGTAGAATTCTATCTAAATCCTAGTTCAAGGATGTCATTACCGGCGGTTTTTTGGTGTGGATTTATGATTTCAAATGGATATTTTAATAGAACGAACCCTAGAGACTCTACTTTAATATCTCTAAGCCTCGTTAGATAGACCACTCTAATCGGGGAAATctaatttagttattataatataatgaaatagttCAGAAAATAAAATTCCATTTCTAGTAAGACTGAACTGACGTGGCAATGGCtctataattgtattgtatgttCTCACAGCCAGAGCGGATAGACCCGCCGGACCCGAGCCGGCCGGACTACGACATCCGCGCGGACGTGTGGTCGCTCGGTATCTCGCTGGTGGAGCTCGCCACAGGGGTCTTCCCCTACAGGGATTGTCAGAACGACTTCGAAGTACTCACTAGGGTGAGTACTTGTGAGTGACACTCTTTGACATTTGTTCAACAACAAGGAGAGTGCGCTTTTATATTCAATCATAACTACGCAAATATTATTTAGGTGAAATTGTGGAAAGCGAtacagtatttatatttcattttttatttattgatttccaTTCATACTTGTTTCAGAGAAAATttactaaactaataaaaaaaaattgtcaatcgTCTAGTACTTGTAAaccaaatttagttttattgttttaggtAATAGCAGATGACCCACCACAGTTACCAGAGGATACTGAATTCACTCCCGAGTTCAAATCTTTTGTATCCCAATGGTAAGATTTgatcattattaatgaaatacttataataataattcaaaaatgaAAGTGCGAAAATAGTGATTTTTTTGTGGTTTTAttatgcattattttattaaattaatattcgtaTTAAATTTTTGGTAACGAATTATAAATGATTGCGACGAGATAATAATTCgctaatactattttatatttcttacgtcTATATTAATCAATGTCGTTTTCAGCCTAACGAAAAACTACCGTCAGCGGCCGAAGTACGTGAAGCTGCTCGAGCACCCGTTCGTGGTGAAGTCGGCGCGCAACTCGGTGTCGGTGGGCGCGTGGTACGCGTCGCTGTCGACGCCCACGCCCACGCGCACGCTGGAGGCGCCGCCCACGCCGCAGCCCACGCGCAACTACGTCACCGCCTCGCACTGGACGCCCGACCAGGCCACGCCCACTCCTGCGCGGTGAGCAGACCCTATTAacgatttaattacatttatatatgtatatttgtgtttgtttattaatctttcacttatttactatttaatcgaacattataaaattttgcacatTTAGCAATTTTGCACTTTGTAAGGGTACAGAAGCCTGTACTTAATAAGCGGGCGTAGATGTAAGTGAAAACTACTatcaaattataaactttaaatctacgttaagttttatcaaaatattattaatttctattttttttatgcaaaaaaattgtcaatataATGATAAACTCTTAATTAAAGTCGTAGGCCGGTAAgaaatgtaatgttatattgTTGGTCCGTAGAGCTTGGTGGGCGACTACGGCGAACCCGGGAGGAAGCAGTTCGCAGCCCGCGAGCCTCGAAGCTGACCTGTCGAACTATTCGCCTTACCCGAGACGCaggtattatattaattgtaacataGTGAAGCactattaagataattatatttgGATTGAATttgattaacatattatatatttaatgaatttgctAGAAATGAGTAATTAATATCGGTGGTgacattaaatttgatttaaccAGAAAACGACAACAGGATAGTGTTTGTAAGAACTTGCTACTTGAATAGAGTATGTGTTGATTTTGTACTCATATATTTGTGACTGCGAGAGTATATGagtgcccccccccccctccgCAGGACGATCGACGCGTGCGCGTCCCccccgcccgcgcccgcgcgccGCGTGTCGGCCGACACCCGCTGGCGCGCCTCGCCCGCCGTGCGTACCAACCGTTTAGCTAATTTTAAACTCATCAAAATTCagtgctttaaattaaattccacaTGTTCCACTGTTTGTATATTTCAGATGGAATCTGTGGTTCcacatgatataataataataataataatatccttggacatttttcacacacggccatctgatcccaaattaagctcgtacagagtttgtactatggaaaccagacaactgatatactacatatactacttttcttttgtaaatacatatttatatagataatatgtaATGTCCCAGTAGATACTAAAGATAAATCTTGTAGatcatgtgttttttttaactcgAGGAATAATActatacgtttattttataactaattatgaATACTcaaattttgtaacaattttaaatgattttatcatAACGTTTTCCATACAGAGTTCGGGTAACACGAGCCCTATAGTATTACAAAGGTTCTATCACCAAAGTCAACAACGGAAGTCGAGAGTGGACTTGCATTCGACACCGAGACATCGGAGGTGAgagatatttacttttatacattattttacaacGTAATGGCTTTGTGCGGACCATGTGTGGCAGTGCATTTACGATGTCAGCCGTAATAGTTTACACTTTTAAAAGTGCCAGTATCGAATATATTAGTACTATAGTGATAATATTATGTTCCAAATAATGCAATGcgattttcataattatttctaCAATACAGAACGTCGTATAAAATGGAGAATTATTCTTAAATCAATAAGCTAACGTAAtacttctatattattattttatagaatgaaAATGATGTTTTTGTTCCAGCCTCAGTCGCGAGCACAGCACGGGTCGCTCGCCCGAGCCGCCGCCGCGGACCAGACATCTGCTTACGCATGAAGGTACCACCGTTACATATGTTACCACTATAAATTACAGTCAGAGTCACAACGATTCAAAGACACCGTTGTATGACTGCCATAAGCAATTAATATTGCTGTATAGATAACAACAAAATGGTTGCTTAGGATAGTATCCTATATTAGCTGCTTTgcttgttttttaaattgttaaacgtTATTGTTAcgttcgagtttttttttaacatattcggTAGCGTTGACGTTAATTGCGATTTGTGTGGGAttcaaatttgatttaaattttgcaGCTAACGGTACCATGGAACTCGAGCCGCCGCCGCTCCACGACCGGTTACACCCGCCCTCGCCCTTACTGCTGAGCAATGATCGGTGAGGAACGCatcgatataattaatttagctgTTAAACACGTTTGTAGAACTGTCGTTGTGAGTGAAGTTGACCGGTGTGAAGTTAGCTCTGTGAATCGTTCT belongs to Nymphalis io chromosome 2, ilAglIoxx1.1, whole genome shotgun sequence and includes:
- the LOC126777207 gene encoding dual specificity mitogen-activated protein kinase kinase 7-like isoform X1, whose protein sequence is MSNIEGRLKGLQERFENELRIRREGLHNQGGLGAPKTGNTRRPRPPAMFSSREIPPFPPRSPQATDTEHRMREVYKVSGKLNVDGVEYRSHIDDLQQLGELGSGTCGHVVKMLHRSSGAVIAVKQMRRSGNSEETKRILMDLDVVVRSHDCPYIVRCLGCFVTDADVWICMELMASCFDKLLKRLGAPIPEAILGKVTVATVNALSYLKDTHGVIHRDVKPSNILLDERGNVKLCDFGISGRLVDSKAKTRSAGCAAYMAPERIDPPDPSRPDYDIRADVWSLGISLVELATGVFPYRDCQNDFEVLTRVIADDPPQLPEDTEFTPEFKSFVSQCLTKNYRQRPKYVKLLEHPFVVKSARNSVSVGAWYASLSTPTPTRTLEAPPTPQPTRNYVTASHWTPDQATPTPARAWWATTANPGGSSSQPASLEADLSNYSPYPRRRTIDACASPPPAPARRVSADTRWRASPASSGNTSPIVLQRFYHQSQQRKSRVDLHSTPRHRSLSREHSTGRSPEPPPRTRHLLTHEANGTMELEPPPLHDRLHPPSPLLLSNDRLSEGRSQSLTRAELRNGYRADAPPAAPSKLLHDDQAMRSYVTNKSWLHSLAGLVKRRLSGYVKWHHVAARREPVHAAVAHHKWSTSESWSVPASPLPPRAPPPRPAD
- the LOC126777207 gene encoding dual specificity mitogen-activated protein kinase kinase 7-like isoform X3 codes for the protein MSNIEGRLKGLQERFENELRIRREGLHNQGGLGAPKTGNTRRPRPPAMFSSREIPPFPPRSPQATDTEHRMREVYKVSGKLNVDGVEYRSHIDDLQQLGELGSGTCGHVVKMLHRSSGAVIAVKQMRRSGNSEETKRILMDLDVVVRSHDCPYIVRCLGCFVTDADVWICMELMASCFDKLLKRLGAPIPEAILGKVTVATVNALSYLKDTHGVIHRDVKPSNILLDERGNVKLCDFGISGRLVDSKAKTRSAGCAAYMAPERIDPPDPSRPDYDIRADVWSLGISLVELATGVFPYRDCQNDFEVLTRVIADDPPQLPEDTEFTPEFKSFVSQCLTKNYRQRPKYVKLLEHPFVVKSARNSVSVGAWYASLSTPTPTRTLEAPPTPQPTRNYVTASHWTPDQATPTPARAWWATTANPGGSSSQPASLEADLSNYSPYPRRRTIDACASPPPAPARRVSADTRWRASPASSGNTSPIVLQRFYHQSQQRKSRVDLHSTPRHRSLSREHSTGRSPEPPPRTRHLLTHEANGTMELEPPPLHDRLHPPSPLLLSNDRLSEGRSQSLTRAELRNGYRADAPPAAPSKLLHDDQGWLHSLAGLVKRRLSGYVKWHHVAARREPVHAAVAHHKWSTSESWSVPASPLPPRAPPPRPAD
- the LOC126777207 gene encoding dual specificity mitogen-activated protein kinase kinase 7-like isoform X4 yields the protein MSNIEGRLKGLQERFENELRIRREGLHNQGGLGAPKTGNTRRPRPPAMFSSREIPPFPPRSPQATDTEHRMREVYKVSGKLNVDGVEYRSHIDDLQQLGELGSGTCGHVVKMLHRSSGAVIAVKQMRRSGNSEETKRILMDLDVVVRSHDCPYIVRCLGCFVTDADVWICMELMASCFDKLLKRLGAPIPEAILGKVTVATVNALSYLKDTHGVIHRDVKPSNILLDERGNVKLCDFGISGRLVDSKAKTRSAGCAAYMAPERIDPPDPSRPDYDIRADVWSLGISLVELATGVFPYRDCQNDFEVLTRVIADDPPQLPEDTEFTPEFKSFVSQCLTKNYRQRPKYVKLLEHPFVVKSARNSVSVGAWYASLSTPTPTRTLEAPPTPQPTRNYVTASHWTPDQATPTPARAWWATTANPGGSSSQPASLEADLSNYSPYPRRRTIDACASPPPAPARRVSADTRWRASPASSGNTSPIVLQRFYHQSQQRKSRVDLHSTPRHRSLSREHSTGRSPEPPPRTRHLLTHEANGTMELEPPPLHDRLHPPSPLLLSNDRLSEGRSQSLTRAELRNGYRADAPPAAPSKLLHDDQARREPVHAAVAHHKWSTSESWSVPASPLPPRAPPPRPAD
- the LOC126777207 gene encoding dual specificity mitogen-activated protein kinase kinase 7-like isoform X5, which gives rise to MSNIEGRLKGLQERFENELRIRREGLHNQGGLGAPKTGNTRRPRPPMFSSREIPPFPPRSPQATDTEHRMREVYKVSGKLNVDGVEYRSHIDDLQQLGELGSGTCGHVVKMLHRSSGAVIAVKQMRRSGNSEETKRILMDLDVVVRSHDCPYIVRCLGCFVTDADVWICMELMASCFDKLLKRLGAPIPEAILGKVTVATVNALSYLKDTHGVIHRDVKPSNILLDERGNVKLCDFGISGRLVDSKAKTRSAGCAAYMAPERIDPPDPSRPDYDIRADVWSLGISLVELATGVFPYRDCQNDFEVLTRVIADDPPQLPEDTEFTPEFKSFVSQCLTKNYRQRPKYVKLLEHPFVVKSARNSVSVGAWYASLSTPTPTRTLEAPPTPQPTRNYVTASHWTPDQATPTPARAWWATTANPGGSSSQPASLEADLSNYSPYPRRRTIDACASPPPAPARRVSADTRWRASPASSGNTSPIVLQRFYHQSQQRKSRVDLHSTPRHRSLSREHSTGRSPEPPPRTRHLLTHEANGTMELEPPPLHDRLHPPSPLLLSNDRLSEGRSQSLTRAELRNGYRADAPPAAPSKLLHDDQGWLHSLAGLVKRRLSGYVKWHHVAARREPVHAAVAHHKWSTSESWSVPASPLPPRAPPPRPAD
- the LOC126777207 gene encoding dual specificity mitogen-activated protein kinase kinase 7-like isoform X2, giving the protein MSNIEGRLKGLQERFENELRIRREGLHNQGGLGAPKTGNTRRPRPPMFSSREIPPFPPRSPQATDTEHRMREVYKVSGKLNVDGVEYRSHIDDLQQLGELGSGTCGHVVKMLHRSSGAVIAVKQMRRSGNSEETKRILMDLDVVVRSHDCPYIVRCLGCFVTDADVWICMELMASCFDKLLKRLGAPIPEAILGKVTVATVNALSYLKDTHGVIHRDVKPSNILLDERGNVKLCDFGISGRLVDSKAKTRSAGCAAYMAPERIDPPDPSRPDYDIRADVWSLGISLVELATGVFPYRDCQNDFEVLTRVIADDPPQLPEDTEFTPEFKSFVSQCLTKNYRQRPKYVKLLEHPFVVKSARNSVSVGAWYASLSTPTPTRTLEAPPTPQPTRNYVTASHWTPDQATPTPARAWWATTANPGGSSSQPASLEADLSNYSPYPRRRTIDACASPPPAPARRVSADTRWRASPASSGNTSPIVLQRFYHQSQQRKSRVDLHSTPRHRSLSREHSTGRSPEPPPRTRHLLTHEANGTMELEPPPLHDRLHPPSPLLLSNDRLSEGRSQSLTRAELRNGYRADAPPAAPSKLLHDDQAMRSYVTNKSWLHSLAGLVKRRLSGYVKWHHVAARREPVHAAVAHHKWSTSESWSVPASPLPPRAPPPRPAD